The following proteins are co-located in the Vanessa cardui chromosome 15, ilVanCard2.1, whole genome shotgun sequence genome:
- the LOC124535629 gene encoding 4-coumarate--CoA ligase 3-like has product MASKLLRTANRTLNILQNGSKFSSVSVRKNSLWTKEGIIKSPYANVDIPNYTLYDYVWLNLEKWPERTLTVCARTGRGYTYEQAFNLSNAFAANLRKKFKIRDGDVVTVMLPNVPDFPLIMLGVMAAGGVVTTVNPIYTAHEIQRQLLMSESKLIVTLPDRVNVVREAIKMAKLDIPIIVVKTNGDPVPEGTVAFNELSEDIHVDKSCLKQVRRTANDLCFLPYSSGTTGLPKGVELTHRNIIANCKQISDPAITCNKETTASHQDVAMAILPFFHIYGAVVVGFHEMAQGVKLVTLDKFQPELYLQALEKFKVNVLFLAPPLIMLMTQHPMASAKLYQYLEHVINGAAPIVSTDADRFLSIVQRKIRFGQGYGLTETAPVVAMSQITQHDYNAVGNAVPNTDVRIVDNDLKNLGPNQTGELLVRGPQVMRGYRNNSEANASVLTSDGWFRTGDLATVDNDGVIKICDRLKELIKVKGFQVPPAELEAVLRDHPAVSDAAVIGVPHETKGETPKAFVALKPGFSASPKELCGFVAERVAAYKRIDDISVLENIPRSAAGKILRKDLKAKYC; this is encoded by the exons ATGGCTTCGAAGCTGTTGAGAACTGCAAATAGAaccttaaatatattgcaaaatgGTTCAAAATTCTCCAGTGTTAGTGTGAGAAAAAACAGTCTATGGACGAAGGAAGGAATAATCAAATCACCGTACGCTAATGTTGATATACCAAATTATACATTGTACGATTATGTATGGCTGAATTTGGAAAAATGGCCCGAAAGGACATTGACG GTTTGTGCACGTACCGGCCGAGGGTACACATACGAACAAGCCTTTAATTTATCGAATGCATTCGCAGCAAACCTTCGAAAGAAGTTTAAAATACGAGATGGCGATGTCGTTACGGTGATGTTACCAAATGTTCCCGATTTCCCTTTGATTATGTTGGGTGTGATGGCAGCTGGTGGTGTAGTTACTACCGTCAATCCCATTTATACAGCGC ATGAAATCCAACGCCAGCTACTAATGTCCGAATCAAAACTAATAGTAACATTACCGGACAGAGTGAATGTTGTCAGAGAAGCAATAAAGATGGCAAAATTAGACATACCCATAATTGTCGTAAAAACAAATGGAGATCCAGTCCCAGAAGGGACAGTCGCGTTTAATGAACTCAGTGAGGACATTCACGTTGACAAGTCGTGTCTGAAACAAGTGAGGAGAACTGCCAATGACTTATGCTTTTTACCGTATTCGAGCGGCACCACAGGATTGCCGAAAGGCGTGGAACTGACACACAGAAATATAATAGCGAACTGTAAACAAATTAGTGATCCAGCAATCACTTGTAATAAAGAGACCACAG CGAGTCATCAAGATGTGGCGATGGCTATACTACCGTTCTTCCACATTTATGGGGCAGTGGTTGTTGGGTTTCACGAGATGGCGCAAGGCGTCAAATTGGTGACCTTGGACAAATTCCAGCCGGAACTTTATCTTCAAGCTCTTGAGAAATTCAAAGTCAATGTCCTGTTCCTTGCACCACCCTTAA TAATGTTAATGACGCAACATCCTATGGCGTCGGCTAAGCTGTACCAATATTTGGAACATGTCATAAATGGAGCCGCACCAATAGTTTCCACTGACGCGGATAGATTCCTCAGTATAGTTCAG CGCAAAATACGTTTTGGTCAAGGCTACGGGCTCACGGAAACGGCACCGGTGGTAGCCATGTCACAAATAACTCAACACGATTATAATGCTGTGGGTAATGCAGTCCCTAACACCGATGTAAGGATTGTTGATAATGATTTGAAGAACTTGGGACCAAATCAG aCAGGTGAACTGCTAGTAAGAGGACCGCAAGTGATGAGAGGTTATAGAAACAATTCCGAGGCTAATGCCAGCGTGTTGACAAGTGATGGTTGGTTCAGGACCGGTGATTTAGCAACCGTTGATAATGATGGAGTTATCAAGATTTGCGATCGACTAAAAGAATTGATAAAG GTAAAAGGTTTTCAAGTACCTCCAGCTGAATTGGAAGCAGTTCTACGTGATCATCCAGCTGTAAGCGATGCAGCTGTAATTGGTGTACCACATGAGACAAAAGGAGAAACTCCTAAAGCGTTTGTCGCTTTAAAGCCTGGTTTTAGTGCTAGTCCCAAAGAATTGTGCGGTTTTGTCGCCGAAAGAGTTGCGGCGTACAAGAGGATAGACGATATATCGGTCTTGGAAAATATACCGAGAAGTGCGGCAGGAAAAATTTTAAGAAAGGACTTAAAGGCCAAATATTGTTag